In Planctomycetota bacterium, a single genomic region encodes these proteins:
- a CDS encoding TonB-dependent receptor, with product FIASLGTIYTGERPITLSTGRASPNWGPLPPWWRIDAIAGYKYRAKGSRYAWDLSAKVTNVLDNTDIYYVAANHRYTLDPGREWQVATGVRF from the coding sequence CTTCATCGCCAGCCTCGGCACGATCTATACGGGCGAACGTCCGATTACGCTTTCGACCGGACGCGCCTCCCCCAACTGGGGCCCGCTGCCGCCGTGGTGGCGCATCGATGCGATCGCCGGATACAAGTATCGCGCCAAGGGCAGCCGCTACGCGTGGGATTTGTCCGCCAAGGTGACCAACGTTCTCGACAACACGGACATCTACTACGTCGCCGCCAACCACCGTTACACCCTCGATCCGGGCCGCGAATGGCAGGTTGCAACTGGGGTTCGGTTTTAA